In the genome of Chloroflexota bacterium, one region contains:
- a CDS encoding HAD-IA family hydrolase, protein MKSTETRFDGVIFDVDGVLVASPHERAWREALDELMATEWRGSVGGSTYQPGAFTTAIYQALVAGKPRMSGALAVLEFFKVPEAALRAVEYADRKQTRLVQLIEAGEFAAFPDGVRFAMHVDRMGLKLVAASSSKNARTLLQMIDLADYGPPTGPDRPTLTLLDLFDADVSGRDLPEGKPNPAIFLLAAAEAGLSPRQCLVVEDAPSGILAARAGGMRSVGVARLNDEALLIDAGADLVVTSLDRVDLDALADGRLVSAGGG, encoded by the coding sequence GTGAAGTCGACAGAAACGCGGTTCGATGGCGTGATCTTCGACGTGGACGGCGTTCTCGTCGCTTCCCCCCACGAGCGCGCATGGCGCGAGGCGCTCGACGAGCTGATGGCGACTGAATGGCGAGGCTCCGTGGGCGGCTCCACATACCAACCCGGCGCATTCACGACCGCCATCTATCAGGCGCTCGTCGCGGGAAAGCCGCGCATGAGTGGCGCGCTGGCGGTGCTCGAGTTCTTCAAGGTGCCCGAGGCGGCACTCCGCGCCGTCGAGTACGCGGACCGGAAGCAGACGCGGCTGGTCCAACTTATCGAGGCGGGAGAATTCGCGGCCTTTCCCGATGGTGTGCGATTCGCGATGCACGTGGACCGCATGGGCCTCAAGCTGGTCGCGGCGTCGTCTTCGAAAAATGCGCGCACGCTGCTCCAGATGATCGATCTCGCCGACTACGGACCGCCAACGGGCCCGGATCGTCCCACGCTGACCCTGCTCGACCTCTTCGACGCTGACGTGTCCGGTCGCGACCTGCCGGAGGGAAAACCGAACCCCGCGATCTTCTTGCTCGCCGCGGCCGAGGCTGGCCTCTCCCCCCGTCAATGCCTGGTCGTCGAAGACGCGCCTTCGGGGATCCTCGCCGCGCGGGCGGGCGGCATGCGATCGGTCGGCGTGGCTCGACTCAACGACGAGGCGCTCCTGATCGACGCGGGCGCGGATCTGGTGGTGACGTCGCTCGACCGGGTAGACCTCGACGCCCTCGCGGACGGTCGGCTCGTGTCGGCCGGTGGCGGGTAG
- a CDS encoding FAD-dependent oxidoreductase encodes MNWDREVDVVVIGSGATGLPAAIAAKEAGASTLIVEANWDVGGHAAISGGNVALGGGTSRQKQYGIADSPDLLFSDLTDWSVVEPNGFPSYRYNDREIIRAYADESAPTFEWLVAHGVIFVDGPPDNRGAGATGNSAPREHHAAAMDWPQITTGRALPPDRQAITSSGIGLIRPLEIAARKLGVEILLKHRMTSIIREQATAGRVLGITADHEGTTLNIRARRGVVIATGGSTGNVNFRRMFDPRLTEEYCGVAGEPYSFQDASGELAAMAIGASLWGAYNQTGEFGSVITKAGKIGCQYGYVNCTWQPTSPIFHLARAVGLRVDDWQDVILVNQAGLRFYDETKGQFTSNNYDAVKNYVPGSHRNASNITYRPSNFLNAALAGTGEPVNGGGPIWAIFDSEAARREGWVLEPPYVDIAEGFFFCGDTIGQLANNIKNRFQRKPMPPDALERTVARYNAFVDAGVDEDFDKPTPKYRIDSPPYYAAWATPVIHDSRVGLRIDARCRVIDLSGNPIPGLYCGGESAGGFSLHGLARCTVQGRIAGMNVAREAPVDSAP; translated from the coding sequence ATGAACTGGGACCGTGAGGTCGACGTCGTCGTTATCGGATCGGGCGCGACCGGGCTTCCGGCCGCCATCGCGGCCAAGGAGGCCGGCGCCAGCACGTTGATCGTCGAAGCCAACTGGGACGTCGGCGGACACGCCGCGATCAGCGGCGGGAACGTCGCGCTCGGAGGCGGGACGAGCCGCCAGAAGCAATATGGGATCGCGGACTCCCCCGATCTCCTCTTCTCCGACCTCACGGATTGGTCCGTGGTCGAGCCGAACGGCTTTCCCAGCTACCGCTACAACGACCGCGAGATCATTCGCGCGTACGCCGACGAAAGCGCTCCAACCTTCGAGTGGCTCGTCGCCCACGGGGTGATTTTCGTCGACGGGCCGCCGGACAACCGCGGGGCCGGAGCCACGGGCAACTCCGCGCCGCGCGAGCACCACGCAGCGGCCATGGACTGGCCACAGATCACGACCGGACGCGCGCTCCCTCCCGACCGCCAGGCCATCACGTCCTCCGGAATCGGCCTCATTCGCCCGCTCGAGATCGCTGCCCGCAAGCTCGGCGTCGAGATCCTCCTGAAGCATCGAATGACCAGCATTATCCGCGAACAGGCGACAGCCGGGCGCGTGCTGGGGATCACGGCCGACCACGAGGGGACCACCCTGAACATCCGGGCGCGCCGCGGGGTCGTGATCGCGACCGGGGGCTCGACCGGAAACGTGAACTTTCGCCGGATGTTCGACCCGCGCCTGACCGAGGAGTACTGCGGTGTCGCCGGCGAACCCTACTCATTCCAGGATGCGAGCGGCGAGCTGGCCGCGATGGCCATCGGCGCGTCGCTGTGGGGCGCCTACAATCAGACCGGTGAGTTCGGCTCCGTCATCACCAAAGCCGGGAAGATCGGCTGCCAGTACGGGTACGTCAACTGCACCTGGCAGCCGACGAGCCCGATCTTCCACCTCGCTCGGGCCGTGGGGCTGCGCGTCGACGACTGGCAGGACGTCATCCTGGTCAACCAAGCCGGATTGCGCTTCTACGACGAGACGAAGGGGCAGTTCACCTCAAATAACTACGACGCGGTCAAGAACTACGTTCCCGGCAGCCATCGCAACGCGTCGAACATCACGTATCGCCCGTCCAACTTTCTCAACGCTGCGCTGGCGGGGACCGGCGAGCCCGTCAACGGCGGCGGTCCGATCTGGGCCATCTTCGATTCTGAGGCCGCGCGGCGGGAAGGATGGGTCCTCGAGCCGCCGTATGTGGACATCGCGGAGGGATTCTTCTTCTGCGGCGATACGATTGGGCAGCTTGCCAACAACATCAAGAACCGGTTCCAGCGCAAGCCCATGCCGCCCGACGCGCTCGAGCGAACGGTTGCCCGCTACAACGCCTTCGTCGACGCCGGGGTGGACGAGGACTTCGACAAACCCACGCCCAAGTACCGGATCGATTCGCCGCCCTACTACGCCGCCTGGGCCACGCCGGTCATTCATGACTCCCGGGTCGGGCTACGGATTGACGCCCGCTGCCGGGTCATCGACCTCTCCGGGAATCCCATTCCGGGTCTGTATTGCGGCGGCGAATCCGCCGGCGGCTTCAGCCTTCACGGGCTCGCCCGATGCACGGTGCAGGGCCGCATCGCGGGGATGAATGTCGCGAGGGAAGCTCCCGTCGACTCAGCGCCGTGA
- a CDS encoding MFS transporter has product MREERPGLRRAAIALQHRDYRLFYIALLVAGIGGQIQTFANVLQIYHLTGSALSLGLTGLARAIPIIAFSLMGGIIADRVDRVRFSMVAQGLGGSFSVILAFLTWTEMIDVWHIYLFTFLVSSVQALNTPARSAIIPNLVPRHHLLNAIALNSTVWQTSNIMGPTIAGFAIAAIGFVPTYFIDGVAQIVSISTLAMIHVGRVTARSNQSPIRGLVEGLSFVRHRSIIMVLLAADCGETFFARYQALLPIVAANVGAGAAGLGILSAGPGIGSLVGATLVMSLGDFRYKGIVVVGAILAYCCALVVLALSPWLALAVVATFLLGVFDSLQATPRNGVIQLLTPDNLRGRVSSFQSMLTSGVPPLGQAQMGAVVSVVGAPVAMIIGASICAALQLGLVTTRSDLRAADLGAREPEVRPVPVAAQVPSPSGRERG; this is encoded by the coding sequence TTGAGAGAAGAACGCCCAGGGTTGCGGCGCGCCGCCATCGCCCTCCAGCACCGAGACTATCGCCTCTTCTACATCGCGCTCCTCGTGGCAGGGATCGGCGGCCAGATCCAGACCTTCGCCAACGTCCTGCAGATCTACCATTTGACCGGATCGGCCCTGTCGCTGGGGCTCACCGGGCTCGCCCGGGCCATCCCCATCATCGCCTTTTCTCTCATGGGCGGGATCATCGCGGACCGGGTCGACCGCGTTCGCTTCAGCATGGTGGCGCAGGGCCTCGGGGGCAGCTTCAGCGTCATATTGGCGTTCCTGACCTGGACGGAGATGATCGACGTCTGGCACATCTATCTCTTCACGTTCCTCGTGTCGTCGGTTCAGGCACTCAACACGCCCGCCCGGAGCGCCATCATCCCGAACCTGGTCCCGCGCCACCATCTCCTCAACGCGATAGCGCTCAACTCCACGGTCTGGCAGACATCCAACATCATGGGCCCGACCATCGCAGGCTTCGCCATCGCCGCCATCGGCTTCGTGCCAACCTATTTCATTGACGGGGTGGCTCAGATCGTGAGCATCAGCACACTCGCGATGATCCACGTCGGGCGGGTCACGGCGCGATCGAACCAGTCGCCGATTCGGGGCCTCGTGGAGGGGCTGAGCTTCGTCCGCCATAGGTCCATCATCATGGTGCTTCTGGCGGCCGATTGCGGCGAGACCTTCTTCGCGCGCTACCAGGCCCTTCTCCCCATCGTGGCGGCCAACGTCGGAGCGGGCGCAGCTGGCCTCGGAATCTTGAGCGCTGGACCGGGCATCGGCAGCCTCGTCGGGGCGACGCTCGTGATGTCCCTGGGAGACTTTCGTTACAAGGGCATCGTGGTGGTCGGCGCGATCCTCGCCTACTGCTGCGCCCTGGTGGTGCTGGCGCTTTCGCCGTGGCTCGCCCTAGCCGTGGTCGCCACGTTCCTCCTCGGGGTGTTCGATTCGCTCCAGGCAACGCCGCGGAACGGCGTGATCCAGCTCCTGACACCGGACAACCTGCGCGGACGGGTTTCCAGCTTCCAGAGCATGCTGACCAGCGGCGTGCCCCCGTTGGGCCAAGCCCAGATGGGCGCCGTTGTGTCGGTCGTCGGCGCGCCCGTCGCCATGATCATCGGCGCGTCGATCTGCGCGGCGCTGCAGCTCGGCCTCGTCACCACGCGCAGCGACCTCCGTGCCGCGGACCTTGGCGCGCGCGAGCCGGAGGTGCGACCCGTCCCCGTCGCGGCTCAAGTCCCCTCTCCCTCTGGGAGAGAGCGAGGGTGA
- a CDS encoding Rieske 2Fe-2S domain-containing protein: protein MGDLFRQYWMPVLYSREIEADGPPRRMLLLGEKLVAFRDSSGGVGMLAENCAHRGASLFFGRNEEAGLRCVYHGWKFDVAGRCVDMPNEPPESNFKDKIRHRAYPCVERGGLIWVYMGPRSEPPALPDLEFNMLPESHVAIRKNLQDCNWVQSLEGNLDSSHLSFLHTRLSADGDAQFPGGGAGGRGLFYHDKVARLEVMATDYGLMYAAGREEEPGIIYWRITQFLMPMWGMFAPVSPAECPMQWWIPLDDEHVMKWDVRWNPTRPLTAEERDRFTEGDPGGYVPETSNPLQQWRLKADLSNDYLMDRGAQRTRRFSGVPSVNLQDKAVLESMGGIVDRTREHLGTTDAMMIQVRRRLINAAKALRDGGVKPPGVDDPALYRVRSATLALPKGQPWKNAVEPYLEAFTDLPVMSIEAQVAAGRVTPTPLARSGGAAG, encoded by the coding sequence ATGGGGGATCTGTTTCGCCAATACTGGATGCCCGTGCTCTACAGCAGGGAGATCGAAGCCGATGGCCCGCCGCGGCGCATGCTCCTCCTCGGGGAGAAGCTGGTCGCGTTCCGCGACAGCTCCGGAGGGGTCGGCATGCTGGCGGAGAACTGCGCGCATCGTGGCGCATCCCTGTTCTTCGGACGGAACGAGGAGGCCGGCCTGCGATGCGTGTACCACGGGTGGAAGTTCGACGTCGCGGGACGCTGCGTCGACATGCCAAATGAGCCGCCCGAAAGCAACTTCAAGGACAAGATTCGACATCGAGCGTATCCGTGCGTCGAGCGCGGCGGGCTGATCTGGGTCTACATGGGTCCCAGGAGCGAGCCGCCCGCTCTGCCAGACCTCGAATTCAATATGCTGCCGGAGAGCCACGTGGCGATTCGGAAGAACCTTCAGGACTGCAACTGGGTCCAGAGTCTGGAGGGGAACCTGGACTCCAGCCACCTCTCGTTTCTGCACACGCGGCTATCGGCGGATGGCGACGCCCAGTTTCCCGGGGGCGGAGCGGGCGGGCGCGGGCTCTTCTACCATGACAAGGTCGCGCGCCTCGAGGTCATGGCGACCGACTACGGCTTGATGTACGCGGCGGGGCGGGAAGAAGAGCCTGGCATCATCTATTGGCGCATCACGCAGTTCCTCATGCCGATGTGGGGCATGTTCGCGCCGGTCAGCCCGGCCGAGTGTCCGATGCAATGGTGGATCCCGCTGGACGACGAGCACGTGATGAAGTGGGACGTCCGCTGGAACCCGACGCGGCCCCTCACCGCCGAGGAGCGCGACCGATTCACAGAGGGTGACCCGGGCGGGTACGTTCCCGAGACGAGCAATCCGCTGCAGCAGTGGCGCCTGAAGGCGGACCTCAGCAACGACTACCTGATGGACCGGGGAGCGCAGCGCACCCGGCGATTCTCCGGCGTGCCATCGGTCAATTTGCAGGACAAAGCGGTGCTCGAGAGTATGGGCGGCATCGTCGATCGGACCCGAGAGCACCTGGGAACGACGGATGCGATGATGATCCAGGTGCGCCGCCGCTTGATCAACGCGGCCAAGGCGCTCCGGGACGGCGGCGTCAAGCCGCCGGGCGTCGACGACCCCGCGCTCTATCGCGTGCGGAGTGCGACGCTCGCTCTTCCGAAGGGACAGCCGTGGAAGAACGCCGTCGAGCCCTACCTCGAGGCGTTCACGGACCTGCCCGTCATGTCCATCGAGGCCCAGGTGGCGGCGGGCCGGGTGACGCCGACGCCGCTCGCACGTTCAGGCGGCGCGGCTGGCTGA